In the Sandaracinus amylolyticus genome, CGGGCGACGCGGTCCACGCGCGCGAGCAACGTCGGCATGCGATAGGGGCCGTGCATCGCGCGCACCTTCGCCGCGGCGTCGCTCGCGTCCATGCCGATCGCGCTCACGTAGAGGGGGCTCTTGCTCTCGCCGCGGCACACCTCGATCACGCGCGTCGCGCCGCGGTACTCCGTCTTGGCGACGCCGACCACCGGGATCGTCGCGCCGAGCGCCTCGTACAAGCGCGCGCCGAGCCCTGGGCGATCCTCGTCGAGCCACACCTGCCCGTCGACGATCACCACCTCGATCGACACGGTCACGCGCGCGAGCACCGCGCGCAGGCACGGCAGCTCGCGCAGATAGAACCTGCCGGGCTCGTACGGCGCGACCTCGTCGATGCGCACCACGTGCTCCTCGCGCGCGGTCGCCGACGTCCACTCGTCCGCGACCACGCACGCCGCGAACGCCTCGTGATCGCGATAGTCGACGTCGACACACGCGATCACGGGGCGCTCACTCGGCGTCGCTGCCAGCTTCCACGACCTCGCTCGCCACGTCATGCGTCTGGATCGTGCGCTTCACGCGCAGCGCGTCGAGCTCCGTCGGATCCACGCGTCGCCCCTCGCGGATCGCGAAGAGCCCGACGCGCACGAGGCGATGCGGCACGTCCTTGTCGCCGAGGACCGCCTCGATCACCTCGCTCGCCTTCGCGGTGCCCTGGCCCGTCACCGCGATGCGCATCCGCAGCGGGACCAACGCGCCGCCGAGGCCCGCCGCTTCGAGCGCCTCCGCGCCCGCGCCGATCTCGATCTCCACGAGGTACTTCGCGACGTCGACGTCCTTGCCGATGCCCTCGATGATCCGTCGCACCACCAGCGAGCCCGCGCGCGCCGCATCGACCTTCGCGCGCAGCGCGTCGAGGTCCGCGAAGCCGCGCTCCGCGAGCCACGCATGCGGGA is a window encoding:
- a CDS encoding endonuclease V, producing the protein MIACVDVDYRDHEAFAACVVADEWTSATAREEHVVRIDEVAPYEPGRFYLRELPCLRAVLARVTVSIEVVIVDGQVWLDEDRPGLGARLYEALGATIPVVGVAKTEYRGATRVIEVCRGESKSPLYVSAIGMDASDAAAKVRAMHGPYRMPTLLARVDRVARDA